One segment of Clostridium botulinum DNA contains the following:
- a CDS encoding cysteine hydrolase family protein has translation MSKSALIIVDMVKDFTDPEGLVYYPQNREILSKIKKVLDKCREKELLVVFLQHCNRKGKLDRRIASMRPNCIEGTGGEDIDPILEVDEVKDYVIKKRRYSGFFGTDLDLVLRENGIENVIVVGTKTNCCIRATITDAFYLDYNGYVVSDCVATNSEVVNNVHLTDIDKYLGKVVSSEELFNMLDKKEL, from the coding sequence ATGAGTAAGAGTGCATTAATTATTGTTGATATGGTAAAGGATTTCACAGATCCAGAGGGATTAGTATATTATCCTCAAAATCGTGAAATTCTTTCAAAGATAAAAAAAGTTTTAGATAAATGTAGAGAAAAAGAGTTATTAGTAGTATTTTTACAGCATTGTAATAGAAAAGGAAAATTAGATAGAAGAATTGCTTCAATGAGACCAAATTGTATTGAAGGAACTGGTGGCGAGGACATAGATCCAATTTTAGAAGTAGATGAAGTAAAGGATTATGTAATAAAAAAGAGAAGATATAGCGGATTTTTTGGTACAGATTTAGATTTGGTATTAAGAGAAAATGGAATTGAAAATGTAATAGTCGTAGGAACAAAAACAAACTGTTGTATTAGAGCAACAATTACAGATGCATTCTATTTAGATTATAACGGATATGTTGTAAGCGATTGTGTTGCTACTAATTCAGAAGTTGTAAACAATGTACATTTAACAGATATTGATAAATATTTAGGTAAAGTAGTTAGTAGTGAAGAATTATTTAACATGTTAGATAAGAAAGAACTTTAG
- a CDS encoding ABC transporter permease translates to MALLGNILYDTIYHSAPIILCVIGGMFAYKANVLNIALEGMMLNGAFVATLLVFFTDNIPLSIFLAIVTTLIYGLIFSLLGITYKGNVIIVGLAINLIVPAIAGFILQIMGTANINLTNINIADFKINIPIIQDIPLIGNILSGHTPITYLSFIGIIVLTIIMYKTKFGIYVRVVGENEDAAKSLGIKTNVYKYAAVLIGAFCCALAGVNFSLERLGLFTNDMTAGRGFIAIAAIYCGQGKPVASSMYAILFGVARALAVNLSIYAGPIAGLFDTIPYIIMVTVLAVVSAVKYKNVKVRGFKAE, encoded by the coding sequence ATGGCGTTATTAGGTAACATACTATACGATACTATCTATCATAGTGCACCAATTATATTATGTGTAATTGGAGGTATGTTTGCTTACAAGGCAAATGTATTAAATATCGCTTTAGAAGGTATGATGCTAAATGGAGCATTTGTAGCAACACTTTTAGTATTCTTTACAGATAATATTCCTCTTAGTATTTTTTTAGCAATAGTTACTACTTTAATATATGGATTAATTTTTTCATTACTCGGTATTACGTATAAAGGTAATGTAATAATTGTAGGTCTTGCAATCAACTTAATAGTACCAGCCATTGCAGGATTTATTCTTCAAATTATGGGTACAGCAAATATTAATTTAACTAATATAAATATTGCAGATTTTAAAATAAATATTCCAATAATACAGGATATTCCACTTATCGGGAATATATTAAGTGGACATACACCAATAACTTATTTGAGTTTTATAGGAATAATTGTTTTAACAATCATAATGTATAAAACTAAATTTGGTATTTATGTACGAGTTGTTGGTGAAAATGAAGATGCTGCAAAAAGTTTAGGAATAAAAACAAATGTATATAAATATGCAGCGGTGTTAATAGGAGCATTTTGTTGTGCACTAGCAGGTGTGAATTTCTCACTAGAAAGACTTGGACTATTTACAAATGATATGACAGCAGGACGTGGATTTATTGCTATAGCAGCAATTTATTGTGGACAAGGAAAACCTGTAGCATCATCTATGTATGCAATTTTATTTGGGGTAGCAAGAGCACTAGCGGTAAATTTAAGTATATATGCTGGTCCAATAGCAGGACTATTTGATACAATCCCATATATTATTATGGTTACTGTATTAGCAGTTGTATCTGCAGTTAAATATAAAAATGTAAAAGTAAGAGGCTTTAAAGCTGAATAG
- a CDS encoding ABC transporter permease, whose product MSKRCKNMRIGILNSILPVLLAFLIGGIVIAIIGENPIETYSVLIKKSLFTSDGFMNTLHYASPLILTGLAIAITFKANIYNMGVEGQMLLGGFAAGIAGAYLTGLDPITHKIVCFSVAIICGMGFALIPALLKAKCKVNEMVVTLMLNYAVLKTLEFLSTGVFRDMSSGYVATPTIQTSAMFQRFGKSRLTIFFFIAMIILIFMYFVMKKSRLGYEIDAIGKNLEFSEATGMNVSKKIIILMLISGALSGIAGAGYMMSEQFKFTLGFSGTPGLGWDGMLIALLGGHSPVGVLVAAIFYAALKTGSDSINMYTHVPKEIVAMIQGLIILFLAIKFLNDRTNLFSRFTKKEEI is encoded by the coding sequence ATGAGTAAAAGATGTAAAAATATGAGGATTGGAATTTTAAATTCTATTCTCCCAGTTCTCCTAGCATTTTTAATAGGGGGAATAGTAATAGCTATTATAGGAGAAAATCCAATTGAAACATATTCAGTGTTAATCAAAAAATCATTATTTACATCAGATGGATTTATGAATACTTTGCATTATGCATCACCATTGATATTAACTGGACTTGCCATAGCAATTACTTTCAAAGCAAATATCTACAATATGGGTGTTGAAGGTCAGATGCTTTTAGGGGGATTTGCAGCAGGAATTGCAGGGGCATATTTAACGGGATTAGATCCAATAACACATAAAATAGTATGTTTCTCAGTTGCTATTATATGTGGAATGGGATTTGCATTGATACCTGCATTATTAAAGGCTAAATGTAAAGTAAATGAAATGGTAGTTACGTTAATGCTAAATTATGCAGTATTAAAAACGCTAGAGTTTTTATCAACAGGTGTATTTAGAGATATGAGTTCTGGATATGTAGCAACTCCTACAATTCAAACAAGTGCCATGTTTCAGAGGTTTGGAAAATCTAGATTAACAATATTCTTTTTCATAGCAATGATTATACTAATCTTTATGTATTTCGTAATGAAAAAATCAAGGCTTGGATATGAAATAGATGCAATTGGTAAAAATTTAGAATTTTCAGAAGCTACAGGTATGAATGTAAGCAAAAAGATAATAATTTTAATGCTAATAAGTGGAGCACTTTCAGGAATTGCTGGTGCAGGTTATATGATGAGTGAGCAGTTTAAATTTACACTTGGATTTTCAGGGACGCCAGGGTTAGGATGGGATGGTATGTTAATTGCATTACTTGGTGGACATTCACCTGTAGGAGTTTTAGTAGCAGCTATTTTCTATGCCGCATTAAAAACAGGAAGTGACAGCATTAATATGTATACCCATGTACCAAAAGAAATTGTTGCTATGATACAAGGATTAATAATCTTATTCTTAGCTATAAAATTCTTGAATGATAGAACAAATTTATTTAGTAGATTTACTAAAAAGGAGGAGATCTAA
- a CDS encoding ABC transporter ATP-binding protein translates to MGIIQVTDLTKKFGDFIANNKINLDVKDQEIKCIVGENGAGKSTLMNMLYGLLQPTSGKILIHGKEVVMNSPIDAIANGIGMVHQHFKLVPSITVYENILLGAEIQGSKWKRFFIDQKEEIKRVEKLIKEFNFDLNPMDKIEDISVGGRQRVEILKMLYRNVDILILDEPTAVLTPQEVDELMVNLKQLKKQGKTIIVITHKLREVMELSDSITVIKHGKVIGNVLTKDTNEKELAQMMVGRDVVLTVENNRKEHTNDEIVYKVDKLTTVNEYGKEVVKDISFEVRKGEVLGIAGVEGNGQSELVKLMTGLMCSTNGKVTLQNKDITNKWPKELRKSGIGIVPEDRYAQGLCKDMNISENCIAGCHDEKDICHNGFFDYKKINEKRDEFVKKFDIRIGDINGNVSSLSGGNAQKIIIARELSIKPKLLIACQPTRGVDIGSIEFIHKQILNFRDEGNAVILVSSELSEVLSLSDRVVVMYKGKIVGEVDPKNVSTEAIGLLMAGIQNCEKEGERV, encoded by the coding sequence ATGGGTATTATACAAGTAACAGATTTAACAAAAAAATTTGGAGATTTTATAGCTAACAATAAGATTAATTTAGACGTAAAAGATCAAGAGATTAAATGTATTGTTGGAGAAAATGGAGCAGGAAAATCTACTTTAATGAATATGCTTTATGGACTTCTTCAACCTACAAGTGGAAAAATCCTTATACATGGAAAAGAAGTTGTTATGAACAGTCCAATTGATGCAATTGCAAATGGGATTGGAATGGTACATCAACATTTTAAATTAGTACCAAGTATTACAGTATATGAAAATATATTATTAGGTGCAGAAATTCAAGGAAGTAAGTGGAAAAGATTTTTTATAGATCAAAAGGAAGAAATAAAAAGAGTAGAAAAGTTAATCAAAGAATTTAATTTTGATTTAAATCCAATGGATAAAATTGAAGATATATCAGTTGGAGGAAGACAAAGAGTTGAAATATTAAAAATGTTATATAGAAATGTTGATATCTTAATTCTCGATGAACCAACAGCGGTTTTAACGCCTCAAGAAGTTGATGAATTAATGGTTAATTTAAAGCAATTAAAGAAACAAGGAAAAACAATTATAGTTATTACTCATAAGTTAAGAGAGGTTATGGAGTTAAGTGATAGCATAACAGTTATAAAGCATGGTAAAGTGATTGGAAATGTACTTACAAAGGATACAAATGAAAAAGAGTTAGCACAAATGATGGTAGGAAGAGATGTAGTTCTTACTGTAGAAAACAATAGAAAAGAACATACTAATGATGAAATAGTTTATAAAGTTGACAAGTTAACAACTGTAAATGAATATGGAAAAGAAGTTGTAAAGGATATTTCATTTGAAGTACGTAAAGGAGAAGTGTTGGGAATTGCAGGAGTAGAGGGCAATGGACAATCTGAACTAGTAAAATTAATGACAGGTCTTATGTGCTCTACAAATGGAAAAGTTACATTACAAAATAAAGATATTACAAATAAATGGCCTAAAGAGTTAAGAAAATCAGGTATTGGAATTGTACCAGAAGATCGATATGCACAAGGGTTATGTAAGGATATGAATATTTCAGAAAATTGTATTGCAGGATGTCATGATGAGAAAGATATATGTCACAATGGATTTTTTGATTATAAGAAAATCAATGAAAAAAGAGACGAATTCGTTAAAAAATTTGATATTAGAATAGGTGACATTAATGGAAATGTATCATCTTTATCTGGTGGTAATGCACAAAAAATTATTATTGCAAGAGAGTTATCAATAAAGCCTAAATTATTGATAGCATGTCAGCCAACTCGTGGAGTTGATATAGGTTCTATTGAATTTATCCATAAACAAATTTTAAATTTTAGAGATGAAGGAAATGCCGTAATATTAGTTTCAAGTGAATTGTCTGAAGTATTAAGTTTATCAGATAGAGTTGTTGTTATGTATAAAGGGAAGATAGTTGGAGAAGTTGATCCTAAAAATGTATCAACAGAGGCTATTGGATTGCTTATGGCAGGTATACAAAATTGCGAAAAAGAAGGTGAAAGAGTATGA
- a CDS encoding BMP family lipoprotein, whose product MKRKLGKVSSIILIIALFLGTISGCSKEGKDISSNIKVAVVCDSAGKNDNGYNQSAVKGAEKVAEQLGCEYKIVEPTNGVPSALETLASDGYNVIFSLEYDFDALIKGVGGAKPIAEMYPDTTFVVFNDNPNKNDDGTPIHKNVISVLFDVHEASYIAGSLSVQVLENADILFGKDNYNFTPLDDGGRSIGFIGGTNSNGITVFSYGFVQGINHAAEELNVNYNYYSKYDAGFADPSLGSTVAGTFYNQGANLVYSVAGSVGDGAASKAKEQGKLAIHVDANKDAQQPGYILTSVVKNTEVPVFDITKACVDGNISSMDNFQTFSLDSGATSITDLSEISKRIQDTEEAKAKWAEINDYIDKLGKQIADGEIKVVNAAIGEEFDTTTCKNVLIK is encoded by the coding sequence ATGAAAAGAAAATTAGGTAAAGTATCAAGTATTATATTAATAATTGCACTGTTTTTAGGAACTATTTCAGGATGTTCAAAAGAAGGAAAAGATATAAGTAGTAATATAAAGGTTGCAGTAGTATGTGATTCAGCAGGTAAAAATGACAATGGATATAATCAATCAGCAGTAAAAGGGGCAGAAAAAGTAGCAGAACAACTTGGCTGTGAATATAAAATTGTTGAACCAACAAATGGAGTACCATCAGCTTTAGAAACTTTAGCTAGTGATGGATACAATGTTATTTTTAGCTTAGAGTATGATTTTGATGCACTAATTAAAGGTGTAGGCGGAGCAAAACCAATTGCAGAAATGTATCCAGATACAACATTTGTAGTATTTAATGATAATCCAAATAAAAATGATGATGGAACACCAATACATAAAAATGTTATATCAGTATTATTTGATGTACATGAAGCTTCTTATATTGCAGGTTCATTAAGTGTACAAGTATTAGAAAATGCAGATATTCTTTTCGGAAAAGATAACTATAACTTTACACCACTTGATGATGGCGGACGTTCTATAGGATTTATAGGTGGAACTAATTCAAATGGTATTACTGTGTTCTCATATGGTTTTGTTCAAGGAATAAATCATGCAGCAGAAGAATTAAATGTAAATTATAATTACTATTCAAAATATGATGCAGGATTTGCAGATCCATCATTAGGAAGTACAGTAGCAGGAACATTTTATAATCAAGGAGCAAATTTAGTATATTCAGTAGCAGGAAGTGTTGGTGATGGAGCTGCTTCAAAAGCAAAAGAACAAGGTAAATTAGCAATACATGTAGATGCTAATAAAGATGCTCAACAACCAGGATATATTTTAACAAGCGTAGTTAAAAATACAGAAGTACCAGTTTTTGATATTACAAAAGCATGCGTAGATGGTAATATTTCCAGCATGGACAATTTCCAAACATTCTCTTTAGACTCAGGAGCAACATCAATTACAGATTTATCAGAAATAAGTAAACGTATTCAAGACACTGAAGAGGCAAAAGCAAAATGGGCTGAAATAAATGATTATATTGATAAACTTGGAAAACAAATTGCAGATGGAGAGATTAAAGTAGTTAATGCAGCAATAGGAGAAGAATTCGATACTACTACTTGCAAAAATGTATTAATTAAATAG
- a CDS encoding GntR family transcriptional regulator — MNQDKVPKYYWLKRILIEKIEMEEFKSNVPILTERELMEQFQVSRITVRKAIDELVKEGYLYKIQGKGTYVKDDNYNQDLFEITSCTEDVLKLGKKPEKSIIISEVIKADTKRAKTLNITTDDNVFCLGRVTFADGEPLNYTLTYLPEKIFLGIERYDFKIESLYSLIQKKYKIKILKARRTIEAVLAKDEIAEYLDIDEGMPIILFGCTTYGIVNGKEVPIETFKCYYRTDKFKFYINQIK; from the coding sequence ATGAATCAAGATAAAGTTCCTAAATATTATTGGTTAAAACGAATATTGATAGAAAAAATTGAAATGGAAGAATTTAAAAGTAATGTTCCAATATTAACTGAGAGAGAACTAATGGAGCAATTCCAAGTAAGTCGTATAACTGTTAGAAAGGCAATTGATGAATTGGTTAAAGAAGGGTATTTATATAAAATACAAGGAAAAGGAACTTATGTAAAAGATGATAATTATAATCAAGATTTATTTGAAATTACTAGTTGTACAGAAGATGTTTTAAAATTAGGTAAAAAACCAGAAAAATCAATAATTATTTCAGAAGTAATTAAAGCAGATACAAAAAGAGCTAAGACTTTAAACATAACAACTGATGATAATGTATTTTGTCTTGGAAGAGTAACTTTTGCCGATGGAGAACCATTAAATTATACATTGACCTATTTACCAGAGAAAATATTTTTAGGCATTGAAAGATATGATTTTAAAATAGAATCTCTTTATAGTCTTATACAAAAAAAATATAAGATAAAAATATTAAAAGCTAGAAGAACAATAGAAGCTGTTTTAGCTAAAGATGAAATAGCAGAATATTTAGATATAGATGAAGGTATGCCTATTATATTATTTGGATGTACTACCTATGGTATTGTAAATGGGAAGGAGGTGCCAATAGAAACTTTCAAATGTTATTATCGTACAGATAAATTCAAATTTTATATTAATCAAATAAAATAA
- a CDS encoding GntR family transcriptional regulator — protein sequence MDEKIPKYYLLKKMLAERIENEEFEINEPILSERELMEQYQMSRITVRKAIDELVNEGYLYKIQGKGTYIKTDDKSQDLFSITSCTEEVKALGMTPNKRVISTNIVNSASKHSKALNIMPKDKLFNIKRILLADNEPLNFTDSYLPYKLFAGIEKYNFEKESLYKILEEVYHVKITKARRTIEAILAKDEIAEYLDIDEGMPIILFGCTTYGIINGKEYPIETFKCYYRTDKFKFYIDQVK from the coding sequence ATGGATGAAAAGATTCCAAAGTATTATCTATTAAAAAAAATGCTAGCAGAAAGAATTGAAAATGAAGAATTTGAAATAAATGAGCCAATATTAAGTGAAAGAGAATTGATGGAACAATATCAAATGAGTCGTATAACCGTAAGAAAAGCAATTGATGAGCTGGTTAACGAAGGATATTTATATAAGATTCAAGGAAAGGGAACGTACATAAAAACTGATGATAAGAGTCAAGATCTGTTTTCTATAACAAGTTGTACAGAGGAAGTTAAAGCATTAGGAATGACGCCTAATAAAAGAGTTATTTCAACTAATATAGTTAATAGTGCTTCAAAACATTCCAAAGCATTAAATATCATGCCTAAAGATAAACTCTTTAATATAAAGAGAATTCTACTTGCAGATAATGAACCATTAAATTTTACAGATTCATATTTACCATACAAATTATTTGCTGGTATAGAAAAGTATAATTTTGAAAAAGAATCACTTTATAAAATACTTGAAGAGGTTTATCATGTAAAAATAACAAAGGCAAGAAGAACAATAGAGGCAATATTAGCAAAGGATGAAATTGCAGAATATTTAGATATAGATGAAGGTATGCCTATTATATTATTTGGATGTACTACTTACGGAATAATTAATGGCAAAGAATATCCCATTGAAACTTTTAAATGTTATTACAGAACAGATAAGTTCAAATTTTATATTGATCAAGTTAAATGA
- a CDS encoding DUF6483 family protein: MFKNDYMKEMENSLDLIKEEVEKNLINDEIEKAKKAVNSQLKNLVGLDINAIDTLSFNSVREIISKDASYNLGKYIALGELLQLQGKICLKYNDESMMLNYYLKSLESFYEIHYEEEINNDKYIKDIECLINDLREYDIPLDNDIQIFKFYELMNKLDKAEDMLFYIIDKSNNDKSNIEMGLEFYNKLKQRPEEELIKGNLPLEEVEDSYLELSKKLK; this comes from the coding sequence ATGTTTAAAAATGATTATATGAAAGAGATGGAAAATAGTTTAGATTTAATAAAGGAAGAAGTAGAGAAAAATCTAATAAATGATGAAATAGAAAAGGCAAAAAAAGCAGTAAATAGTCAGCTTAAAAATTTAGTTGGTTTAGATATAAATGCCATTGATACATTATCATTTAATAGTGTTAGAGAAATAATCAGTAAAGATGCTTCTTATAATTTAGGAAAATATATTGCATTAGGAGAGTTATTGCAATTGCAAGGGAAGATTTGTTTAAAATACAATGATGAATCAATGATGCTAAATTATTATTTAAAATCACTAGAATCTTTTTATGAAATACATTATGAAGAAGAGATTAATAATGATAAGTATATTAAAGATATAGAATGTTTAATAAATGATTTAAGAGAATATGATATTCCGTTAGATAACGATATACAAATCTTTAAGTTCTATGAATTAATGAATAAGTTAGATAAAGCAGAAGATATGTTGTTTTATATTATAGATAAAAGCAATAATGATAAAAGTAACATAGAAATGGGATTAGAATTCTATAATAAATTAAAACAAAGACCAGAAGAGGAACTAATAAAAGGAAACTTACCATTAGAAGAAGTAGAAGATAGCTATTTAGAACTTAGTAAAAAACTTAAATAA
- a CDS encoding cation-translocating P-type ATPase — translation MNIDALEKNNDIIGLSDEEVTERIAEGKVNYIPKAPSRTLWQIIRANLFTSFNTINFILAIIVIIAGSPKNSIFAGVILVNTLIGIAQELRAKKTLEKLSVINEAYANVLRNGEVKKIPLEKIVLDDILYLDTGAQILADCEVISSVELEVDESMLTGESDSIIKYSDDKLFSGSFVVAGESYAKVTSVGKETYASRLAEEAKKFKLINSELQNAINKIFRVIIWIIIPLSILLTVTQLMINNVTWQQASIGTVAGIIGMIPEGLVLLTSATFIVAIVKLAKYDTLVQELCSTEVLARVDVLCLDKTGTLTEGNLKLVDIKNISEIKSEEIDTILAALTHNLPSNNATQKAILERYKEFNNNLKCIDKIVFSSKRKWGGATFKDLGTWVMGAPEIILNKEYSSIKSLVDEEAAKGRRVLLLGKIKDNKLNHKLSGEIEAVALILIEDIIREQAPDVLDYFNKQDVEVKIISGDNPLTVSTVAKKAGVNGWENAIDARNLPENEDKFNEMIKNNTVFGRVTPHQKKRIVKSLQTLGHTVAMTGDGVNDVLALKESDCGIAMANGSDATKAVAQLVLLKSDFSALPKVVEEGRKQINNLERVAELFLSKTVYSIILALVFSLLFLPFPVLPIQMSLVGSCAIGIPAFFLALLPNEGGVKKGFLHRILTVSIPNGIFLALFTTLTFIISLYVGTSIEYSRTLALLMFAGVSMIILLKVSRPLTTFKFCLVVLMFGIVVIAFITPIGRLIFTLEKLKLRHWIISLAVIILSAPLITKIVDLVRKKVNKVFKFEY, via the coding sequence ATGAATATAGATGCACTAGAGAAAAATAATGATATCATAGGCCTTAGTGATGAAGAAGTAACTGAAAGAATTGCTGAAGGAAAAGTTAATTACATTCCCAAAGCTCCATCAAGAACATTATGGCAAATTATTAGAGCTAATTTATTTACTAGTTTTAATACAATAAATTTCATATTAGCAATTATAGTAATAATAGCTGGATCGCCTAAAAATTCAATATTTGCTGGTGTTATATTAGTTAATACTTTAATTGGTATAGCACAAGAGCTTAGAGCTAAAAAAACATTGGAAAAATTATCTGTTATAAATGAAGCTTATGCTAATGTTTTAAGAAATGGAGAGGTAAAAAAAATACCTTTAGAAAAAATTGTTTTAGATGACATATTGTATTTGGACACAGGAGCACAAATACTAGCAGATTGTGAAGTTATTTCATCAGTAGAATTAGAAGTTGATGAATCTATGCTAACTGGAGAATCTGACTCTATTATAAAATATAGTGATGATAAATTATTTTCTGGAAGTTTTGTTGTAGCTGGAGAATCATATGCAAAAGTAACTAGCGTTGGTAAAGAAACATATGCATCAAGACTTGCAGAAGAAGCTAAAAAGTTTAAATTAATAAACTCAGAGTTACAAAATGCTATAAATAAAATATTTAGAGTAATAATATGGATAATAATTCCTCTGTCAATTTTACTTACAGTAACTCAACTTATGATAAATAATGTAACTTGGCAACAAGCATCAATTGGTACTGTAGCTGGAATTATAGGAATGATTCCGGAAGGATTAGTTCTTTTAACAAGTGCCACTTTTATAGTTGCAATAGTTAAATTAGCTAAATATGATACATTAGTTCAAGAATTATGTTCAACAGAAGTTTTAGCTAGAGTAGATGTACTATGTTTGGACAAAACTGGTACATTAACAGAAGGAAATTTAAAATTAGTTGATATAAAAAATATTAGTGAGATTAAATCAGAAGAGATAGATACAATACTAGCTGCACTTACACATAATCTGCCTAGTAACAATGCAACTCAAAAGGCTATTCTAGAAAGATATAAAGAGTTTAATAATAATTTAAAATGTATAGATAAGATAGTATTTTCATCTAAAAGAAAATGGGGTGGAGCTACTTTTAAAGATTTAGGTACTTGGGTAATGGGAGCACCAGAAATCATATTAAATAAAGAATATAGTAGCATTAAATCATTAGTAGATGAAGAAGCGGCAAAAGGAAGAAGAGTATTACTTTTAGGTAAGATTAAAGATAATAAACTTAATCATAAATTAAGTGGAGAGATTGAAGCAGTAGCTTTAATATTAATAGAGGATATAATCAGAGAACAAGCACCAGATGTATTAGATTATTTTAATAAACAAGATGTAGAAGTTAAGATAATATCAGGTGATAATCCACTGACTGTTTCAACTGTTGCTAAAAAGGCAGGAGTAAATGGGTGGGAAAATGCCATAGATGCTAGAAACCTTCCAGAAAATGAAGATAAATTTAATGAAATGATTAAAAATAATACTGTTTTTGGTAGAGTAACACCTCATCAAAAGAAGAGAATAGTTAAATCACTTCAAACTTTAGGGCATACTGTTGCTATGACTGGTGATGGGGTAAATGATGTGCTTGCATTAAAAGAATCAGATTGTGGAATAGCTATGGCTAATGGATCAGATGCGACTAAAGCAGTAGCACAATTAGTATTATTAAAATCAGATTTTTCAGCGTTACCTAAGGTTGTTGAAGAAGGAAGAAAACAAATAAATAATTTAGAAAGAGTTGCTGAGCTATTTTTATCAAAGACAGTATACTCTATAATATTAGCTTTAGTTTTCTCGTTATTATTTTTACCATTCCCAGTTTTACCGATACAAATGTCATTAGTAGGAAGTTGTGCAATTGGTATTCCAGCATTTTTCTTGGCTTTACTTCCTAATGAAGGTGGAGTAAAGAAAGGATTTTTACATAGAATTTTAACTGTTAGTATTCCTAATGGTATATTTTTAGCGTTATTTACAACATTAACATTTATAATTTCACTTTATGTAGGAACTTCAATAGAGTATAGTAGAACGTTAGCATTACTTATGTTTGCTGGAGTGAGCATGATTATTTTACTTAAAGTATCAAGACCATTAACAACATTTAAATTTTGTTTAGTAGTATTAATGTTTGGGATAGTTGTAATTGCATTTATTACGCCAATAGGAAGACTTATTTTTACATTAGAAAAATTAAAATTAAGACATTGGATAATATCATTAGCAGTAATAATATTATCAGCTCCATTGATTACTAAGATTGTGGATTTAGTAAGGAAGAAAGTTAATAAAGTATTTAAATTTGAATATTAG
- a CDS encoding lysophospholipid acyltransferase family protein: protein MIRTIIFFIAIIFSLLFVSMNKLKIKSLEKKGNLKEKTEFIHKVTSKWARFVMKACGARVNVIGLDNIPKGETILFISNHQSNFDIPLLMSSIDVPKGFIAKKELETLPFISTWMKYINCVFMDRKNLRKSAEAIVQGINILKTGYSMVIFPEGTRSKGKEIGDFKAGSFKLALKSKCVIVPLTINGTYKLLEQTNRIKPANVELVVHAPIYTKDLTKEEQDELPNKVRSIVCSKYRDN from the coding sequence ATGATAAGGACCATAATATTTTTTATAGCTATAATTTTTAGTTTATTATTTGTATCTATGAATAAATTAAAAATTAAATCCTTAGAAAAGAAAGGTAATTTAAAAGAAAAAACAGAATTTATTCATAAAGTTACTTCTAAGTGGGCAAGATTTGTAATGAAAGCTTGTGGTGCGAGAGTTAATGTGATAGGATTAGACAATATACCGAAAGGTGAAACTATATTATTTATATCTAATCATCAAAGTAATTTTGATATTCCGTTATTAATGAGTTCTATCGATGTACCAAAAGGCTTTATTGCAAAGAAGGAATTAGAAACCCTTCCTTTTATTAGTACATGGATGAAATACATAAATTGTGTATTCATGGATAGAAAAAATTTAAGGAAGTCTGCGGAAGCAATAGTTCAAGGAATTAACATACTTAAAACTGGCTATTCTATGGTTATATTTCCAGAAGGTACTAGAAGTAAAGGAAAAGAAATTGGTGATTTTAAAGCAGGTAGTTTTAAATTAGCTTTAAAATCAAAATGTGTTATAGTTCCTCTTACTATTAATGGGACTTATAAGTTATTAGAGCAAACTAATAGAATAAAACCTGCAAATGTAGAACTTGTAGTGCATGCACCAATTTATACAAAAGATTTAACAAAGGAAGAACAAGATGAACTTCCAAATAAAGTTAGATCAATAGTGTGCAGTAAATATAGAGATAATTAG